A single Argentina anserina chromosome 7, drPotAnse1.1, whole genome shotgun sequence DNA region contains:
- the LOC126802497 gene encoding UTP:RNA uridylyltransferase 1, with translation MASGGGDPPPLPASNGGEFLLSLLQKAPHHHYRGRTPPQPPPQQSPVLDPAVAALGPTLPFQPPWGSSPSSSSSNGRDHYPPPHHNWPNTQSPPPPFNFLGFPQNPNSSPPTPNHFPQFGTGQFNQNPANLADDFRKLGLSPPNSSIQNLAHLEEQKLKLSYTPAGDIIRNRESPATSSEASKLSNGLDRNLHFGSNNFSASNDFRRANYDSLEQEPRGGGGSGRGKQVHRTMPPPGFGGGVEHNVDRERPNSSEFARRNREGSFENERVRRLGGEDGRIRRNEAGRMGISARPGPPAGTNLHSVSASEIEESVMNFEGGERVRKDSDEVEDACQHLLEDERDEKNEGKKHHKDSRSDNRGQHQLSQRMRSYKRQTLCRYDIERLNDPFLEIFESLIPTEEEKAKQKQLLTLLENIISKEWPDARLYIYGSCGNSFGVSRSDIDLCLVIGEEDVNKSEILLRLAELLQSDNLENVQALTRARVPIVKLMDPVTGISCDICINNVLAVVNTKLLRDYANIDARLRQLAFIVKHWAKSRGVNETYHGTLSSYAYVLMCIHFLQQQRPAILPCLQGMRATYSVTVENIECAFFDQIDKLQNFGSQNRETIAELVWAFFNYWAYSHDYANTVISVRLGSTISKREKDWTRRIGNDRHLICIEDPFETSHDLGRVVDRHSIKVLREEFERAAEILQYDANPCVKLFEPYIPSV, from the exons ATGGCCAGTGGTGGAGGTGACCCGCCGCCTCTTCCGGCGTCTAACGGCGGCGAATTCCTCCTCTCCTTGCTCCAGAAGGCCCCACACCACCACTACCGAGGTCGCACCCCGCCCCAACCTCCACCCCAGCAATCCCCGGTGCTCGATCCCGCCGTCGCCGCCCTCGGCCCCACCCTCCCGTTCCAGCCGCCGTGGGGATCTTCTCCGTCGTCGTCGTCATCCAACGGCCGAGATCATtatcctcctcctcatcacAACTGGCCCAATACGcagtctcctcctcctcctttcaACTTCCTGGGGTTTCCTCAAAACCCTAACTCCTCTCCTCCGACGCCCAATCACTTCCCCCAGTTCGGCACCGGCCAATTCAACCAGAACCCGGCGAACCTCGCCGACGATTTCAGGAAGCTTGGGCTTTCGCCGCCGAACAGTTCCATCCAGAACCTCGCTCACCTCGAAGAACAGAAGCTCAAGCTCAGCTATACACCGGCCGGCGACATTATCCGAAATCGGGAGTCTCCAGCTACTTCCTCTGAAGCTTCCAAGCTCAGTAATGGCTTGGACCGCAATCTCCACTTCGGTTCCAACAACTTTTCAGCTTCCAATGACTTTCGCCGTGCGAATTACGATTCACTGGAGCAAGAACCGAGAGGGGGAGGCGGCAGCGGCAGGGGGAAGCAAGTTCATAGGACAATGCCGCCGCCGGGGTTCGGGGGAGGTGTGGAGCACAATGTGGATAGGGAGAGGCCGAATTCGAGTGAGTTTGCGAGGAGGAATAGGGAGGGTTCTTTCGAGAATGAGAGGGTGAGGAGATTGGGAGGTGAAGATGGTCGAATTCGACGAAATGAGGCTGGTAGAATGGGGATTTCTGCTCGGCCTGGTCCTCCTGCTGGCACCAATCTCCATTCCGTTTCTGCTTCGGAGATTGAGGAGTCGGTGATGAATTTTGAGGGTGGAGAGAGGGTGAGAAAAGATAGTGATGAGGTTGAAGATGCATGCCAACACTTGCTTGAGGATGAAAGGGATGAGAAGAATGAGGGGAAGAAACACCATAAG GATTCGAGATCCGATAACAGAGGACAGCACCAACTTAGCCAAAGAATGAGATCCTACAAAAGACAAACACTGTGTCGCTATGACATAGAGAGACTAAATGATCCTTTTCTTGAAATTTTTGAATCCTTGATACCAACTGAGGAAGAAAAGGCCAAGCAGAAGCAATTATTAACATTATTGGAGAATATAATTAGCAAAGAATGGCCTGATGCTCGCCTATATATTTATGGATCATGTGGCAACTCCTTTGGAGTTTCTAGAAGTGATATTGATCTGTGCCTGGTGATTGGTGAAGAAGACGTCAACAAATCTGAGATCTTACTCCGGCTGGCAGAACTTTTGCAGTCAGACAACCTAGAGAACGTACAG GCCTTGACACGTGCTAGGGTACCCATAGTAAAGCTTATGGATCCAGTCACTGGAATCTCCTGTGATATATGCATCAACAATGTTTTGGCTGTGGTAAATACAAAGCTTCTTCGTGATTATGCAAATATAGACGCAAGATTACGACAGCTGGCTTTTATTGTGAAACATTGGGCCAAGTCTAGAGGAGTCAATGAAACATACCATGGAACCCTATCTAGCTATGC GTATGTTTTGATGTGCATTCACTTCTTACAACAACAGAGACCAGCTATTCTTCCCTGCTTACAG GGAATGCGAGCAACATACTCTGTCACCGTAGAGAACATTGAATGTGCTTTCTTTGATCAAATAGACAAGCTTCAGAATTTTGGATCCCAGAACAGGGAAACCATTGCTGAACTCGTGTGGGCATTTTTCAATTACTGGGCATATAGTCATGACTATGCAAATACTGTCATATCAGTGCGTCTGGGAAGCACAATCAG CAAGCGTGAGAAGGACTGGACAAGGAGGATTGGAAATGACCGGCATTTGATATGCATAGAGGATCCATTTGAGACATCCCATGACCTGGGACGAGTTGTGGACAGGCACAGCATAAAAGTTTTGAGAGAGGAGTTTGAACGTGCGGCTGAGATATTGCAGTATGATGCAAATCCCTGTGTGAAGCTCTTTGAACCCTACATTCCTAGTGTCTAG